In Passer domesticus isolate bPasDom1 chromosome 7, bPasDom1.hap1, whole genome shotgun sequence, one genomic interval encodes:
- the ATP1B4 gene encoding protein ATP1B4, whose amino-acid sequence MASNTSTSGVELRSPSQNVENKHEEKVQDPDREKDEPKADMGSKTWADLAGEMKIFLWNPEERTCLGRTAKSWGLILLFYFIFYTCLAGMFAFCLYVMLLTLSPYTPRFRDRVSPPGVMIRPYLNGFTIAFNVSQPNTWQPYVDSMHHFLAAYDDKVQEEKNIECVPGQYFIQGGNDSEEKKACQFKRSLLQNCSGIEDPTFGYSRGQPCILLKMNRIIGYRPGAGVPVSVDCKVQKGNESHLRSVDFYPGNGTFDLMYYPYYGKFTHVNYTSPLVAMHFTDVQRNYLVPIQCSLNGKGIINDLNSDRFLGRIIFTLSIGK is encoded by the exons ATGGCCAGCAACACCAGCACCAGTGGCGTGGAGCtcaggagccccagccagaacGTG GAAAATAAGCATGAGGAGAAGGTCCAGGATCCTGACAGAGAGAAGGACGAGCCTAAGGCAGACATGGGGAGCAAAACCTGGGCAGACCTGGCTGGGGAGATGAAGATATTCTTGTGGAACCCGGAGGAGAGAACATGCTTGGGGAGAACAGCCAAGAGCTGGG GCTTGATCTTACTGTTTTACTTCATTTTCTACACGTGCCTGGCGGGAATGTTTGCCTTCTGCCTGTATGTGATGCTGCTCACGCTCAGCCCCTACACGCCCAGGTTCCGGGACCGTGTGTCTCCACCAG GAGTGATGATCAGACCATACTTGAATGGCTTCACCATTGCCTTCAATGTCTCCCAGCCCAACACGTGGCAGCCCTACGTGGACAGCATGCACCACTTCCTAGCAG CTTATGATGACAAAGTTCAGGAGGAGAAGAATATCGAGTGTGTCCCAGGCCAGTACTTCATCCAGGGGGGCAATGACAGTGAGGAGAAGAAGGCGTGCCAGTTCAAGCGCTCGCTGCTGCAGAACTGCTCCGGCATCGAGGACCCAACGTTTGGCTACTCCAGAGGCCAGCCCTGCATCCTGCTGAAGATGAACCGG ATCATAGGCTACCGCCCTGGTGCCGGGGTCCCCGTGAGCGTGGACTGCAAAGTGCAG AAAGGCAATGAGAGTCACCTCAGGTCGGTGGATTTCTACCCTGGGAATGGGACATTTGACCTCATGTATTATCCCTACTATGGCAAGTTCACCCAC GTCAACTACACCTCCCCTCTGGTGGCTATGCACTTTACAGACGTGCAGAGGAATTACTTGGTCCCCATCCAGTGCAGTCTGAATGGGAAAGGAATTATCAACGACCTGAACAGCGACCGCTTCCTGGGCCGAATCATCTTCACCCTCAGCATTGGGAAGTAG